The following are encoded in a window of Nocardioides houyundeii genomic DNA:
- a CDS encoding 4-hydroxy-3-methylbut-2-enyl diphosphate reductase has product MSTDLGTPSFLTPTEAEKAVLLAAPRGYCAGVDRAVITVEKALDLYGAPVYVRKQIVHNKHVVANLESRGAIFVEELDEVPQGETVVFSAHGVSPEVHRQAEERALKTIDATCPLVTKVHHEAKRFAADDYDILLIGHEGHEEVEGTAGEAPEHIQLVQSPADVPGIVVRDPARVAWLSQTTLSVDETLETVAAIRDRFPLLLDPPSDDICYATQNRQLAVKEIATDADLVIVVGSGNSSNSVRLVEVALEAGAKTSYRVDDASEIDEAWLVGVQKVSVTSGASVPEDLVDGVLAFLAERGFPDAKAVHSAEESLIFALPPELRRDLRKAQQGS; this is encoded by the coding sequence ATGAGCACCGACCTGGGCACTCCGTCCTTCCTCACCCCGACGGAGGCGGAGAAGGCGGTCCTTCTCGCTGCGCCGCGCGGCTACTGCGCCGGCGTCGACCGCGCGGTCATCACGGTGGAGAAGGCCCTGGACCTGTACGGCGCCCCGGTGTACGTCCGCAAGCAGATCGTGCACAACAAGCACGTGGTGGCCAACCTGGAGTCCCGGGGCGCGATCTTCGTGGAGGAGCTCGACGAGGTGCCGCAGGGCGAGACGGTTGTCTTCTCCGCGCACGGCGTCTCCCCGGAGGTGCACCGGCAGGCGGAGGAGCGGGCGCTGAAGACGATCGACGCGACCTGCCCTCTGGTGACCAAGGTGCACCACGAGGCGAAGCGGTTCGCCGCGGACGACTACGACATCCTGCTGATCGGGCACGAGGGGCACGAGGAGGTCGAGGGCACCGCGGGCGAGGCTCCCGAGCACATCCAGCTCGTGCAGTCGCCCGCCGACGTGCCCGGCATCGTGGTGCGTGACCCCGCCCGCGTTGCGTGGCTGTCCCAGACCACGCTCTCGGTCGACGAGACCCTGGAGACGGTGGCCGCGATCCGGGATCGCTTCCCGCTGCTGCTCGATCCGCCCTCCGACGACATCTGCTACGCGACCCAGAACCGCCAGCTGGCGGTCAAGGAGATCGCGACCGACGCCGACCTGGTGATCGTGGTCGGCTCGGGCAACTCCTCCAACTCGGTGCGTCTGGTCGAGGTGGCCCTGGAAGCGGGCGCGAAGACGTCGTACCGGGTGGACGACGCCTCCGAGATCGACGAGGCCTGGCTCGTGGGTGTCCAGAAGGTCTCGGTGACCTCGGGTGCCTCCGTGCCCGAGGACCTGGTCGACGGAGTGCTGGCCTTCCTGGCAGAGCGGGGCTTCCCGGACGCGAAGGCCGTGCACTCTGCGGAGGAGTCGCTCATCTTCGCCCTGCCGCCGGAGCTGCGTCGGGACCTGCGGAAGGCGCAGCAGGGGTCCTGA